From the genome of Agromyces intestinalis:
ACTCTCAGGCCCATGACAGAGGGGGAGTTCCCAGCACGGCGTCCGCCGTGTGATCCGCGCGATCCGGAGAACTCATGACCGACCTCGGCACCGCCCCCGAAGCACGCCAAGCCCACCAGCGCCTCAGCCCGCTCGACGCGGTGCACCGCGCCGCGGGCGCCTCGTTCACCGACTTCGCCGGCTGGCAGATGCCGGTGCGGTACGCGTCCGACCTCGCCGAGCATCACGCGGTGCGGCAGCACGCGGGGCTGTTCGACCTCTCGCACATGGGCGAGATCGTGGTGGTCGGGCCCGAGGCATCCGAGGCGCTCGACTACGCGCTCGCCGGCAAGCTCAGCGCCGTCGCGATCGGGCAGGCGAAATACACCCTGCTGCTCGCCCGCGACGGCGGCGTCATCGACGACCTGGTCGTCTACCGCACGGGCGACGACCGGTACCTTGTGGTCGCGAACGCCGCGAACCGCGAGGTCGTCGCCGACGAGCTGCGCGACCGCACCTCGCCGTTCGATGCCGACGTGTTCGACGAGAGCGACGACGTCGCGCTCATCGCCCTGCAGGGCCCCGACGCGCTCGCCGTGCTGCAGGAGACCGAGGGCTTCGGCCTGCAGGGCCCCGGCAACGACCGCGACGACTTCCTCGCCGCGCTCGACGCGCTGAAGTACTACCGCGCGATCGCCGCCGAGTACCAGGGCGAGCCCGTGCTCGTCGCGCGCACCGGCTACACCGGCGAAGACGGCTTCGAGTTCTACCTCGCGCCCGATCGCGCGCCCGCCCTGTGGGAGGCGTTCCGCGAGACCGGCGGCTCGCGGGTCGTGCCGTGCGGGCTCGCCAGCCGCGACACCCTGCGCCTCGAGGCGGGCATGCCGCTGTACGGGCAGGAGCTCGGCCGCGACATCCGGCCCGATCAGGCCGGCCTCGGCCGGGTCGTCGCGCTCTCGAAGGAGGGCGACTTCGTCGGGCGGGCGGCCACCGAGGGCGGCCGGCCCGCGGATGCCCCGGTGCTGGTCGGGCTCGCAGCCCAGGGCCGCCGCGCCGCCCGGCACGGCTACGAGGTCTTCGACGGCGAAGGCGCCGATGCCGCGAAGGTCGGCGTCGTGACGTCGGGCGCGCTCTCGCCGACGCTCGGCCACCCGATCGCGATGGCCTTCGTCGACCCCGCCCACGCTGAACCGGGCACCACGCTGTACCTCGACGTGCGCGGCACGCGCATCGAGGCATCCGTCGTCGCCCTGCCCTTCTACCGCCGCCCGGCCTGATTCCGCCGCACTGACGGCTCACCGACCCGCGAATCCGCGAACCGACCCACCGAACGAGGAGACCCACATGACCGACGTGACCAGCCTGCAGTACACCCCCGAGCACGAATGGGTGCTGGTCGACGGCGACGTCGCCACCATCGGCATCACCGACTACGCCGCCGAGAAGCTCGGCGACGTCGTCTACGTCGACCTGCCCGCTGCCGGCACCGCCGTGACCGCCGGCACCGTGGTCGGCGAGATCGAGTCGACCAAGTCGGTCGGCGAACTGTTCTCGCCGGTCGACGGCGAGATCGTCGAGGCCAACCAGGCCGTCGTCGACGCTCCCGAGCTGGTCAACAGCGACCCGTTCGGCGAGGGCTGGCTGATCAAGGTCGCCGCCGCGTCGCTGCCGGCGCTGCTCAGCCACGACGAGTACCGCGCCCTGGTCGGCGAGTAAGGAATCCGCTCCGCGATGCCCGCCTCCAGCTACGCCGTCGACGCCTTCGGGCGCCGCCACATCGGCACCACCCCTGACGACCACCAGCGCATGCTCGAGGTCGTCGGCCACGCGTCGGTCGACGCGCTCATGGCGGCCGCCGTGCCGACCTCGATCCGCATGGGCGAGGTGCTCTCGAGCGCCGTCCCCGCTGCCGCGACCGAGCGCGAGGCGCTCGCCGAGCTGCGCGACCTCGCCGCGCAGAACACCGTGCGCACCTCGATGATCGGTCTCGGTTACTTCGGCACCGTGACGCCCGCGGTCATCCAGCGGAACGTGCTCGAGAACCCCAGCTGGTATACCGCGTACACGCCCTACCAGCCCGAGATCT
Proteins encoded in this window:
- the gcvT gene encoding glycine cleavage system aminomethyltransferase GcvT, which produces MTDLGTAPEARQAHQRLSPLDAVHRAAGASFTDFAGWQMPVRYASDLAEHHAVRQHAGLFDLSHMGEIVVVGPEASEALDYALAGKLSAVAIGQAKYTLLLARDGGVIDDLVVYRTGDDRYLVVANAANREVVADELRDRTSPFDADVFDESDDVALIALQGPDALAVLQETEGFGLQGPGNDRDDFLAALDALKYYRAIAAEYQGEPVLVARTGYTGEDGFEFYLAPDRAPALWEAFRETGGSRVVPCGLASRDTLRLEAGMPLYGQELGRDIRPDQAGLGRVVALSKEGDFVGRAATEGGRPADAPVLVGLAAQGRRAARHGYEVFDGEGADAAKVGVVTSGALSPTLGHPIAMAFVDPAHAEPGTTLYLDVRGTRIEASVVALPFYRRPA
- the gcvH gene encoding glycine cleavage system protein GcvH, whose amino-acid sequence is MTDVTSLQYTPEHEWVLVDGDVATIGITDYAAEKLGDVVYVDLPAAGTAVTAGTVVGEIESTKSVGELFSPVDGEIVEANQAVVDAPELVNSDPFGEGWLIKVAAASLPALLSHDEYRALVGE